The following DNA comes from Desulfovibrio sp. X2.
GTTTCCCCCAGAACTTGGTCGCCCGCAGCCAGGCCTCGTCCCCTGTCCGCACATACCGCGTCTCGAAAATCGCTATGAGCAAGCTCAGCCCGAGCGTCAGCGGCACGAAAAGGAAGTGGAACATGGTGGCCGCGGCGAACTGCAGCCGCGATAAGAACAATGCATCCATGGCAGTCCTCGTTGGTTGGTGAACAGGATTCAAGGCTAGTCGGAATCTACCCCCCAGGAGTAAAAATGGCAATACGTGCTGTAAATTTCTTTGCTTCTTTGAACGCTTAACCAAGCCGGGCGTGAATCTATGTCTGACTCAACATAGTATTTTTTTTGACCAATTCCCGCCACGATCGTGAACGATGCACCCCCCACGGGAACGAAATATTCTTTTTTCTCTCCTCGCGGCCTCCGGCACAGGGCGCTCGCGACCAGCACAGATCGGGCGATCTGCTTGACCGGTTCTCCTCCTGGGATATGATGGAACCCATTTATGCACCCATTTGGAGGTCAGCCATGCATTACTCCGCAACCGTCGTCGTGTTCGCCGCATCGGTCCTGTCGCTTTTCCTGGCCGCCTGGAAGGGGCCCCCGGCCGTCGCGGACTCCCTGTCGGCCGCGGGCCAGCCCATGCGCAGCGCGGACGCAGTGCTCGCCCCCCGGGACGAGGAGCTCCTGCACCGCCAGGCCGCGATGATCCTGAGCCCCCTGCCGGAGGCGATGCCCGGGGCGGAGAAGGATTCGCCAGAGCTCGTCGCGCTCGGGGAAAAGCTCTTCTTCGAGACGGCCCTGTCCACGAACAGGACGCAGTCGTGCAACAGCTGCCACCGCGTGGACGGAAGCCATGCCGGGGTGGACAACCTGCCCACCTCGCCCGGGGCCATGAAGAAGCTCGGCGACCGCAACGCGCCGACCGTGCTCAACGCGGGTTTCGAGATCGCCCAGTTCTGGGACGGCCGCTCGCCCGACCTCGCGGACCAGGCCAAGGGGCCCATCCTGAACCCCGTGGAGATGGGCATGCCCAAGGCCGAGGAGGTCATGGGGCGCCTCGAGGCCGCGGGCTACGGGCCGCTCTTCGCCAAGGCCTTCCCAGGCGCGGCCGAGCCACTGACCTACGACAACCTCGGCCTGGCCATCGCGGCCTACGAGCGCACCCTCGTGACCCACGACCGCTTCGACGCCTACCTGAAGGGCGACCTCGGGGCGCTCACCTCCCTGGAGAAGCGGGGACTCTCGGAGTTCATGCAGACCGGGTGCGTGCGCTGCCACAACGGCCCGACCATGGGCGGCCTGCTGTTCGAGAAGATCGGCGTGGTCCACCCCTACGACTCCAAGGACGAGGGACGCTTCACGGTCACCAAGCGCACCGAGGACCGCTTCGTCTTCAAGGTCCCCATGCTGCGCAACATCACCATGACCGGCCCCTACTACCACGACGGCCGCGTGGCGACCCTGGCCGAGGCCGTGGACAGGATGGCCTGGCTGCAGCTCGGCGTGCGCCTCGACAACGCCAGGCTGGACTCCATGCTGCGCTTCATGACCGCGCTGGCGGACGAGCGGCGCGCCTCGGCCCCGCCCGCCGACTCGGCCCCTCCCGCGAAGCCGTGGACGCCGCCCGCCCTGGCCGACCTCGGCCCCGGCCCCGATGCGGAGCTCGTCCGCTACGGCTACCTGCTGCTCACCGACACCTACCAGTACCTCGGCAAGCCGGGGCTCGGATATTCCGGCAACGTCCTGGCCTGCCGCAGCTGCCACCAGGAGACCGGCACCAAGGCCTACGGGCTCAGCTGGATGGGCGTCACCGGGCGATATCCGCGCTTTCGGGCCCGCGAGGGCAGGGAGAGCACCCTGGCGGAGCGCATCAACGGGTGCATGCAGCGAAGCCTCGCCGGGCGGCCGCTGCCCGCGGACAGCCTGGAGATGAAGGCCATGATCGCCTACATGGGCTGGCTCTCCGGCCACACGCCGAAGGAGAACGCCGGGCTGCTCGCCGTGCGCTTCGACCTGCCCGCGCGCGCCGCCGATCCGGCCAAGGGCAAGGAGCACTACGCGGTCTTCTGCCAGAACTGCCACGGCGCGCACGGACAGGGCTACCAGCCCATGGCCGCCGAGGGCAGGGGGTCCTACTCCGTGCCGCCCCTGTGGGGCGCCGGGGCCTACAACATCGGCGCGGGCATGGCCCGCCTGCTCACGGCCACGGCCTTCATCCAGGCCAACATGCCGCTCGGCGCGCAAAGCGGCGCCCCGGCGCTGTCCGTCGAGGAGGCCTACGACGTGGCCGCCTACGTGAACTCCCAGGCCAGGCCGCAGATGGCCGGACTCGAGAGCGACTGGCCGGACAAGGTGACCAAGCCCGTGGACTCGCCCTACGGCCCCTATGCGGACGGCTTTCCGCCCGCGCAGCACCGCCTGGGCCCCTTCGGACCGCTCAAGGCATGGCAGGCGGCGCATCGCAAGCAGTAGCGAAACCGCCGCGCCGCGCAAAAAAAGGCGGGCAGGAGGTCATCTCCTGCCCGCCTTTCGCGTGGGCTTTCGGGGAATCGCCCGTTCTCAGGCGAAGGAGGCGATCTTGGCCTTGAGCGCCTTGGCGATCTCCTTGCCGTAGGCGTAGCAGGCCTCGAAGGTCTCGTGGGTCGGGGCGTTCTGCACCTTGACCGCGTCTCCGGCGACCTTCTCGATGCCGATCTTGTCCAGCCACTCGGCCAGGATCTTCACGGACTCGCCGCTCCAGCCGTAGGAGCCGAAGCAGCCGCCGACCTTGTTCAGGGGGCGCAGCCCCTTGATGTACTGCAGCGTGCCCGCGATGTTCGGCAGGATGCCGTTGTTGTGCGTGGGCGAGCCGAGGACCAGGGCGCCGCAGTCGAAGAGCTCGGTCACGATCGTGGAGTGGTGGTCCTTCTTGGCGTTCATGATCTTCACGGACACGCCTTCGCTCTGCAGCCCGCCGGCCACGGCCTCGGCCATCATCTCGGTGGAGTGCCACATCGTGTCGTAGAGGATCAGGGCGCGGTTCTTCGGCTTGGCCGTGGCGAACTCGCGGTAGCGGTCGAGCACCCACTTGCAGTCCTCGCCGCGCCAGATGAGGCCGTGGTCCGGCATCAGGGTCTGGATGTCGAGCGCAAGCTCCTCGATCTTGTCCAGGGTCTTCAGCGTCACCGGGGAGTAGGGCTGCACGATGTTGGCGAAGTATTCCTTGAGGGCGTGCAGCACCAGGCCGCGGTCGATCTCGTCGGCGAAGCGCTCGGAGGAGGAGATGTTCTGGCCGAAGGCGTCGGAGGAGATGAGCATCTTCTCCTCGGGGATGTAGGTGACCATGTTGTCCGGCCAGTGCAGCATGCGCGTCTCGAGGAACTTGAGGGTGCGCTTGCCGATGGAGACGCTGTGGCCCGAGGGGCAGACCTCGATGGGCCAGTCGGCCGAGGAGTGGTGGTAGAGCGACTTGATGTTCCGCTCGCCCATGGGGGAGCAGAAGATCTTCTCGGGCTTCATGCGCTCCACGGCCTCGATGAGGCAGCCGCCGTGGTCCGGCTCGAGGTGGTTGACCACGATGTAGTCGACCTTGTCGAGGCTGCCCAGCGTGCTGGTCACGTTGCAGAAGAACTCGTCCTTGTGCTCCGCCTCGACGGTGTCGAAGAGGGTGACCTTCTCGTCCTTGACCAGAAAGGCGTTGTACGTGGTTCCGAGCGGCGAACGGGAGTACCCGTGGAAGTTGCGCGTAGCCCAGGCCACCACGCCCACCCAGAATATCTCGTCGGTAATGGCGTATGGTCTCATGAGTATCCTCACTGTGCGGGAATAGGTAATATGTTCCGAAAAACGACTTTTCGTTTTTACCGGAATTGTTCAATCAAGGAAAGGTCGGGGGATGTGGCATTTTGGCCGAAAGGGGCGAAAGGCGGAGGGAGGCCGGAAAGGAGGAACGGCGGCCGGTGACCCGGCCGCCGTTCATTCTGCGGATCAGCCTTCCGGCGAGAACTCGTCCTTGCCCGCGCCGCAGACCGGGCAGACCCAGTCCTCGGGCAGATCCTCGAACTTGGTGCCCGCGGCGACGTTGTTGTCGGGGTCGCCGTTGGCGGGATCGTAGACGTAGCCGCAGATGTTGCAGACGTATTTCATGTGTTCCTCCCCTCGCGGGATTTCGGTTTAGCCCTGGGCCTTCCAGTGGCCGTGGAGGTTGCAGTACTCGCGCGCGGCGACCTGGGTGGCCTGGATGCAGAACTCGGCCTCCGGGGCGTCGCCGGGCTTCAGGTACTTGTAGTAGCTGCGGCCGTCGGCCATGAGCTCGATCCACTCGATGTAGTGCTTCTCCTCCATCGGATGGGGGACCGCGCCCACCTTGACCTTGTAGCCGTTCGCGGTCTTCTCGATGACCGGCACGTGCTTTTCCTTGGCCGCGTCGACCATGCCTTCCTTCATGTACTTCATGGGCTCGCCGCAGCAGACGAGTTCGCCCGCCCCGCCGTGCATGACGGTGACGATGTTGCCGCAGGCTTCACACTTGTAGACTTCGTAACGTTCGGCTGCCATATCATTGTCCTCCTTAGGATTCCGGCGCGTTGGGCCGCACCGTGGCGGTCGGCCGGATCGTCCCCCGCACGGGGCGTCCGGCGATGTAGCCCCTCGGCGGCGAAGCGGAGAGGCATTTTCCGTTTATACGCCTCTCGAAAATTATTTCAACGCCGGGAGAACAAAAAAACGCCACCTCCGGCCGGATATCCGGCAGGCGCCTCGGCAGAACCTTCGTCCGCACTCCCCGTCTCAGGCGGAAAGCATGCGCTGCAGCTCGGCGATGCCCACGGACAGCGGCTCGTGGAACTCGATGCCGATCTCGCCGTCCCTTGTCCAGCGCACGTCGCACGAAATCCCGGTCAGGGGGACGTTGTCGCAGACCATGTCGGACTCGAAGAGCACCCGCCGTGGCGGGACGATGCGCTGCTTCGCGTGCTCGACCATGCGGCAGCGCGCGCCGCCGCGGCTTATGTCCACGAGCCGCGCCTTGTGCCGCTCGCCCTCGGGCTCGAGGCGCAGGACGCAGAAGTGCTCGAAGCCGTAGGCCTTGAGGAAGAGCCGCGGGTGTGCGCGGCGCTCCCCGCCGTCGAAACGGGATTCGGACGGACACGTCATGGCGCCTCCTTCATCCGGGAGCGGCTCAGCTCTTGAAGCGCTCCACCAGTCCGGACAGGTCCTCGGCCATCCTGGCCACGTCCTGGATGCGGCCGTTGGCCTCCTGGATGCGGATCGAGATGTCCTGGGACGTGTTGTTGATCTTGGTCACGTTGGTGTTGATCTCCTCGCTCGTGGAGGACTGCTGCTCCGAGGCCGTGGCGATGTTGCGCACCATGTCCGCGATGGACACGGACTGGGCGATGATCTCCGAGAGCACGGAGCCCGCGTCCTCGACCATGCCCGTGGCCCGCTCCACGCGCTGGCGCGTGGAGCCCATCTCGCTGACCGCAGCCGCGGACACGTCCTGGATCTCGGCGATGGCCTGTCCCACCTCGCGGGTGGCGTTCATGGTCTTCTCGGCGAGCTTCCTGACCTCGTCCGCGACCACGGCGAAGCCGCGGCCCGCGTCGCCCGCCCGCGCGGCCTCGATGGCCGCGTTCAGTGCCAGCAGGTTGGTCTGGTCCGCGATGTCCGAGATCACGGAGAGCACGCGGCCGATGGCCTCGGCCTTGCCCGCCAGGCTGTTCAGGGTCCCGGCCAGCTCGTTGGTGGTCTTGGCCACCTCGCGCGTGGTCATCACGGTCTCCTGCACGCGGCTGCCGCCCTGCTGGGCCACGCTGCCCGCCTTGTCCGCCGCCTCGGCCGTCTGCCCGGCGTTGCGCGCCACCTCGAGCACCGT
Coding sequences within:
- the rd gene encoding rubredoxin, encoding MKYVCNICGYVYDPANGDPDNNVAAGTKFEDLPEDWVCPVCGAGKDEFSPEG
- a CDS encoding cytochrome c peroxidase; translated protein: MHYSATVVVFAASVLSLFLAAWKGPPAVADSLSAAGQPMRSADAVLAPRDEELLHRQAAMILSPLPEAMPGAEKDSPELVALGEKLFFETALSTNRTQSCNSCHRVDGSHAGVDNLPTSPGAMKKLGDRNAPTVLNAGFEIAQFWDGRSPDLADQAKGPILNPVEMGMPKAEEVMGRLEAAGYGPLFAKAFPGAAEPLTYDNLGLAIAAYERTLVTHDRFDAYLKGDLGALTSLEKRGLSEFMQTGCVRCHNGPTMGGLLFEKIGVVHPYDSKDEGRFTVTKRTEDRFVFKVPMLRNITMTGPYYHDGRVATLAEAVDRMAWLQLGVRLDNARLDSMLRFMTALADERRASAPPADSAPPAKPWTPPALADLGPGPDAELVRYGYLLLTDTYQYLGKPGLGYSGNVLACRSCHQETGTKAYGLSWMGVTGRYPRFRAREGRESTLAERINGCMQRSLAGRPLPADSLEMKAMIAYMGWLSGHTPKENAGLLAVRFDLPARAADPAKGKEHYAVFCQNCHGAHGQGYQPMAAEGRGSYSVPPLWGAGAYNIGAGMARLLTATAFIQANMPLGAQSGAPALSVEEAYDVAAYVNSQARPQMAGLESDWPDKVTKPVDSPYGPYADGFPPAQHRLGPFGPLKAWQAAHRKQ
- a CDS encoding FprA family A-type flavoprotein, with product MRPYAITDEIFWVGVVAWATRNFHGYSRSPLGTTYNAFLVKDEKVTLFDTVEAEHKDEFFCNVTSTLGSLDKVDYIVVNHLEPDHGGCLIEAVERMKPEKIFCSPMGERNIKSLYHHSSADWPIEVCPSGHSVSIGKRTLKFLETRMLHWPDNMVTYIPEEKMLISSDAFGQNISSSERFADEIDRGLVLHALKEYFANIVQPYSPVTLKTLDKIEELALDIQTLMPDHGLIWRGEDCKWVLDRYREFATAKPKNRALILYDTMWHSTEMMAEAVAGGLQSEGVSVKIMNAKKDHHSTIVTELFDCGALVLGSPTHNNGILPNIAGTLQYIKGLRPLNKVGGCFGSYGWSGESVKILAEWLDKIGIEKVAGDAVKVQNAPTHETFEACYAYGKEIAKALKAKIASFA
- a CDS encoding desulfoferrodoxin; this translates as MAAERYEVYKCEACGNIVTVMHGGAGELVCCGEPMKYMKEGMVDAAKEKHVPVIEKTANGYKVKVGAVPHPMEEKHYIEWIELMADGRSYYKYLKPGDAPEAEFCIQATQVAAREYCNLHGHWKAQG
- a CDS encoding PilZ domain-containing protein; translation: MTCPSESRFDGGERRAHPRLFLKAYGFEHFCVLRLEPEGERHKARLVDISRGGARCRMVEHAKQRIVPPRRVLFESDMVCDNVPLTGISCDVRWTRDGEIGIEFHEPLSVGIAELQRMLSA